The Clostridium beijerinckii genomic sequence TAAGGTAGCGAAATTCCTTGTCAGGTAAGTTCTGACCCGCACGAATGGCGTAATGACTTGTGCACTGTCTCAACTGCAAATCCGGCGAAGTTGTAGTGTGAGTGAAGATGCTCGCTACCCGCGATTGGACGGAAAGACCCCGTAGAGCTTTACTGTAGCTTAGCATTGAATTTCGGTATTGTCTGTACAGGATAGGTGGGAGACTGGGAAACTAGGGCGTCAGCCTTGGTGGAGTCGTTGTTGGGATACCACCCTGATAGTATTGAAGTTCTAACTGGATGCCATGAAACTGGTGACAGGACATTGTTAGGTGGGCAGTTTGACTGGGGCGGTCGCCTCCTAAAATGTAACGGAGGCGCCCAAAGGTTCCCTCAGAACGGTCGGAAATCGTTCGAAGAGTGTAAAGGCAGAAGGGAGCCTGACTGCGACACCTACAAGTGGAGCAGGGACGAAAGTCGGGCTTAGTGATCCGGTGGTACCTCGTGGGAGGGCCATCGCTCAACGGATAAAAGCTACCTCGGGGATAACAGGCTGATCTCCCCCAAGAGTTCACATCGACGGGGAGGTTTGGCACCTCGATGTCGGCTCGTCGCATCCTGGGGCTGAAGTAGGTCCCAAGGGTTGGGCTGTTCGCCCATTAAAGCGGCACGCGAGCTGGGTTCAGAACGTCGTGAGACAGTTCGGTCCCTATCCGTCGCGGGCGTAGGAAATTTGAGAGGAGCTGTCCTTAGTACGAGAGGACCGGGATGGACTGACCTATGGTGTACCAGTTGTTTCGCCAGAAGCATAGCTGGGTAGCTAAGTCGGGAAGGGATAAACGCTGAAAGCATCTAAGTGTGAAGCCCACCTCAAGATGAGATTTCCCATAGCATAAGCTAGTAAGACCCCTTGAAGACTACAAGGTTGATAGGTCAGAGGTGTAAGTGCGGCAACGTATTTAGCTGACTGATACTAATAGGTCGAGGGCTTGACCAATATAATCAAGTTGTAATATACATTAAAGAAACTGTGTGCAATTTTGAAAGAACAAAACTTTCAATTGAAGATCTCGTGATGATGGCATAGAGGTAACACTCCTTCCCATTCCGAACAGGAAAGTTAAGGTCTATAGCGCCGATGGTACTGCATGGGAGACTGTGTGGCAGAGTAGGACGTTGCGAGGTAAGCAAAAAAGATAGTTGTAATAACTATCTTTTTTTATTTTGCATAAAAAATGTGATTACTAATTTTAGTGAAGGAATAGAATAATAAATTTGAATTAATTGACAAATATTTTTGCATATGATAATGTTAATTTATTGAAGGATTTATTGTAAAAGTATAGTAAGTCTTATGAAAGGAGAAATGGTAATATGATAAAGAGTGTAAAGGTGATTGCTGTTTAAAAATAAATATGGGCGGAAATACATTCTTATGGTAGTTGTACCTTTTATTTGTGTTATATTTTCGCGGAATTTAGATAACCTTTCATAAATATGTGTACTATTAAGGACGAATATCATAACAGGTTTGCCTGTTTTTATAATGCCCGCAGATAGAAGCCATCTATAGGTTTGTGTCTGCGGGATTTTTCTGTCCATTTTTAGAGATTCAGTAATATCAATAGTATATGATAAGATCAGCAATCAAAAAGGAGAGATGTGCAATGAAGAATTTAAAATTAAAATCTATGAAAAATTTAAAAATTTCAAAAGCAAGCAAAAAGGAGATTTTAAAATGAAAGAAGTAAATCATATAATAACTATGAAGCAATATATAGGTGAAAAAGAATATAAAGATATAAATGAACTTCAAGAAATCATAACTTCAAAGGATAAAGTAAATTTAAAGTTGGAAGTAGACTTTAAATTAGAAATGAATAAAAATTCAGAAACATCAAAGAAGAGATTAAATGAATTTTTATATTATGTAGATTATGTTTTAGTTGCTTATCTTGGAATTTCATGTTTTGGAGGAAATATAGCTGAGCTTAATGGAATGACTCATCCAGAGTGGAGGAGAAAAGGTATCTTTAAAAAACTCTTTGACCTTGCAATAGATGAATGTAGTAGGAATGGTTTTAAGAAGATATTATTATTAACAGATGGTAAATCTAAATCTGGAAATGAATTTATAAAAGCAGTAGGAGGAGAATACGATTTTTCTGAATATGGGATGGAATTAATAAGTCAGCATTTTTTAGAAAATTTATTTCCTATTAATTTAAGAAAAGCAAAGGCATCAGATAAGAAGGAATTATCAAGACAAGACTTGATTTATTTTTCTGATAAGGAGGAAAATGAAAGTTTCAAAGTTTTAGCTGAAGAAGAAACTGAACAAATTGAGGAAGATGAATCAAGAATAAAAAATGCCTATATAGCTGAATTAGACAATGAAGTCATAGGTAAAATTCATATTGAATATAATGATTACTCAGCTTTCATATTGGGTTTTGGCGTGTTACCAGAGTTTAGAGGAAAAGGCTATGGAAGAGCAGTACTAAAGGCAGCTTTAAAATTAATAAGTGAAAAAGATATAAAGCAAGTAGAATTAGATGTGGCTGATAAAAACAGTAGGGCACTTAATTTATATAAATCGTGTGGATTTAAAGAAAAATCTGTGATGAACTATTTTGTGAAATTTTAACTACTGCTTAGTTTAAAGGAGAGGAAGCTGTCACTATCAGGTTAAAATCCGATAGTGATAGCTTCTGATGTAGACAGTATCATATAACTATTTATATATTCATTAATTCCTTATAAAGTTTATTAGCTTCTTTATATATTCTTCTAAATATTAACCTAATACTTCTAATGCAAATGTCATAAAATAGGATCCAATAAATAAAAAGATAATAATCATATTTGACTAAAATATTGAAATATAGATAAAATTATAGCATTAAAATGGTAATTTATATAAAAATTATTTAGTGGGAATGTTTTGGAATTTAAGGATTTTATAGGTAAAATATATTAAGAAAAGGGGGCATAACAAATGAAAGATTTCATTAATAATTATAAAGGATTACCAAAGGAAATGTATGTGATATGTTTTGCTACACTTATTAACAGACTTGGAGATTTTGTAGTACCATTTCTCGCATTATATCTTACTCAAAAAATTGGAATGACAGCTGCAGCAACTGGAGTTATAGTTACATTATCATCTATTGTAGGCATACCAGCATCCATTTTAGGTGGAAAAATATCAGATATGTTTGGAAGAAAAAAAATATATACATATGCACAAAGTATAGCAGCAGTAACATTAATACCTTGTGCTTTCACTAAAAGTGTTTCGATTACTATAATGTGTTTATTGATAAGTACATTTTTTAATGGTTTTGTACGTCCAGCATTTCAATCAATGATTCAAGATATACTCTCTAAGGAAGAAAGACAAGCTGGATTTTCTCTTAACTACCTAGCGATAAATGCAGGAGTTGCAATTGGACCAATAATAGCAGGTTTTTTATTTAATAATCTTTTACCATTATTATTTTTAGGGGATACACTAACTTCTTTAATAGCAGTCTTTTTGGTATGGAAAAATATCAAAGAGACTTATCCGGTAAATAGTAAATTAAAGGTTGAAAGTAAAGCCGAAATAGCAGAAAATGGAAATACGTTTCAAATGCTTTGGAAAAGGCCAGCATTAAGTCTATTTCTAGTTTTATATATGGTATATAACTTTATTTATGCTCAGCATAAGTTTTCTTTGCCTATAACTTTAAATGCTCAATTTAATAATGAAAGTGCTAAACTTTTGGGCTACATTATGAGTATAAATGCTGTAACTGTTTTAGTCCTTACAATTTTTATAGGTTTTATAACTAAAAGAAATCATCAGTTAACTAATATGGCTTTTACGGGAATATTATATGCTATAGGATTTGGAATGATAGGATATATTGATAATTTCAATTTTTTTATTATTTCCACAATAATATGGACTTTAGGAGAAATTTTAAGTTCAATAAGCTCAGGTGTTTATGTGGCAAATAATAGTCCAAGCAATTATAGAGCCAGATTAAATGCAATAATGAATCTTGGCAGATTTCTAGGTACAGCTCTTAGTACTTTTTTTTCTGGAGCATATATTCAAGTTTATGGATATAAAACATTATGGTTTTTAATATTTTTTATTTCAATAATTTCAGGAATATTAATGTTTGTTTTAAAAATATTTTCTGTGAAATCAGAATTGGGCAATTATACGAAAAGCAAAATTAAAAGTGCTGTTTAGAAATCGTTGAGATATTCAAGAATGATAAAAAGTTGAATGTGTAATGTATTTTTGACTCAAATTAAGTAACTTTATTAGAAAGATTAAAAATAAAGATGTTATAGCATTTTTATAACTCAGATTATCAGGGCTTATTAGAGAGATATGAGAGTGCAATACAAATGTTTAAATATATAATAAATGATATTAAATCTTTGGACAACTATTGCTAGCGTATCAGTATGCATAAAATATAGAATAATGACGGATTATAAAGAAAGGTGAAGATAATCGCATTTAGTAATAGGAAAGCAAATAATATGAAGATATCAGAGATGTTAAGATAAAACACGTCGCTAAGAGACATAAACAAAACAACTTAAAGGGAAAAAGATTTTCTAGGAAAGTTGTTGACAATGTCGAATGGTGATGATATGATGAAATCCTCGCTAAGAGATGCAGAATTAATAACTTGAAGCTAATAGAACTACTGAAAATGAGTTCAAAAAGTTTTTTAAAAAGTTGTTGACAAGCTTCGAAAGCGGTGATATACTGAATAAGCTGTCAGAAACGACAGATAACAACAAAACATTACAACGGTAGTTGTAAGAAAGAAAAATTGGTCTTTGAAAATTGAACAGAATGATATAAATAAATTTAAGTAAACCAGCAATTTTTATTTGAGTAAGCTAAGATTAAACTTTTTATTGAGAGTTTGATCCTGGCTCAGGACGAACGCTGGCGGCGTGCTTAACACATGCAAGTCGAGCGATGAAGCTCCTTCGGGAGCGGATTAGCGGCGGACGGGTGAGTAACACGTGGGTAACCTGCCTCATAGAGGGGAATAGCCTTTCGAAAGGAAGATTAATACCGCATAAGATTGTAGTGCCGCATGGCATAGCAATTAAAGGAGTAATCCGCTATGAGATGGACCCGCGTCGCATTAGCTAGTTGGTGAGGTAACGGCTCACCAAGGCGACGATGCGTAGCCGACCTGAGAGGGTGATCGGCCACATTGGGACTGAGACACGGCCCAGACTCCTACGGGAGGCAGCAGTGGGGAATATTGCACAATGGGGGAAACCCTGATGCAGCAACGCCGCGTGAGTGATGACGGTCTTCGGATTGTAAAGCTCTGTCTTCAGGGACGATAATGACGGTACCTGAGGAGGAAGCCACGGCTAACTACGTGCCAGCAGCCGCGGTAATACGTAGGTGGCAAGCGTTGTCCGGATTTACTGGGCGTAAAGGGAGCGTAGGTGGATATTTAAGTGGGATGTGAAATACTCGGGCTTAACCTGGGTGCTGCATTCCAAACTGGATATCTAGAGTGCAGGAGAGGAAAGTAGAATTCCTAGTGTAGCGGTGAAATGCGTAGAGATTAGGAAGAATACCAGTGGCGAAGGCGACTTTCTGGACTGTAACTGACACTGAGGCTCGAAAGCGTGGGGAGCAAACAGGATTAGATACCATGGTAGTCCACGCCGTAAACGATGAATACTAGGTGTAGGGGTTGTCATGACCTCTGTGCCGCCGCTAACGCATTAAGTATTCCATGTGGGAGTACGGTCGCAAGATTAAAACTCAAAGGAATTGACGGGGGCCCGCACAAGCAGCGGAGCATGTGGTTTAATTCGAAGCAACGCGAAGAACCTTACCTAGACTTGACATCTCCTGAATTACCCTTAATCGGGGAAGCCCTTCGGGGCAGGAAGACAGGTGGTGCATGGTTGTCGTCAGCTCGTGTCGTGAGATGTTGGGTTAAGTCCCGCAACGAGCGCAACCCTTATTGTTAGTTGCTACCATTTAGTTGAGCACTCTAGCGAGACTGCCCGGGTTAACCGGGAGGAAGGTGGGGATGACGTCAAATCATCATGCCCCTTATGTCTAGGGCTACACACGTGCTACAATGGCTGGTACAGAGAGATGCTAAACCGTGAGGTGGAGCCAAACTTTAAAACCAGTCTCAGTTCGGATTGTAGGCTGAAACTCGCCTACATGAAGCTGGAGTTGCTAGTAATCGCGAATCAGAATGTCGCGGTGAATACGTTCCCGGGCCTTGTACACACCGCCCGTCACACCATGAGAGTTGGCAATACC encodes the following:
- a CDS encoding GNAT family N-acetyltransferase, whose translation is MKEVNHIITMKQYIGEKEYKDINELQEIITSKDKVNLKLEVDFKLEMNKNSETSKKRLNEFLYYVDYVLVAYLGISCFGGNIAELNGMTHPEWRRKGIFKKLFDLAIDECSRNGFKKILLLTDGKSKSGNEFIKAVGGEYDFSEYGMELISQHFLENLFPINLRKAKASDKKELSRQDLIYFSDKEENESFKVLAEEETEQIEEDESRIKNAYIAELDNEVIGKIHIEYNDYSAFILGFGVLPEFRGKGYGRAVLKAALKLISEKDIKQVELDVADKNSRALNLYKSCGFKEKSVMNYFVKF
- a CDS encoding MFS transporter gives rise to the protein MKDFINNYKGLPKEMYVICFATLINRLGDFVVPFLALYLTQKIGMTAAATGVIVTLSSIVGIPASILGGKISDMFGRKKIYTYAQSIAAVTLIPCAFTKSVSITIMCLLISTFFNGFVRPAFQSMIQDILSKEERQAGFSLNYLAINAGVAIGPIIAGFLFNNLLPLLFLGDTLTSLIAVFLVWKNIKETYPVNSKLKVESKAEIAENGNTFQMLWKRPALSLFLVLYMVYNFIYAQHKFSLPITLNAQFNNESAKLLGYIMSINAVTVLVLTIFIGFITKRNHQLTNMAFTGILYAIGFGMIGYIDNFNFFIISTIIWTLGEILSSISSGVYVANNSPSNYRARLNAIMNLGRFLGTALSTFFSGAYIQVYGYKTLWFLIFFISIISGILMFVLKIFSVKSELGNYTKSKIKSAV